Proteins encoded by one window of Dioscorea cayenensis subsp. rotundata cultivar TDr96_F1 chromosome 6, TDr96_F1_v2_PseudoChromosome.rev07_lg8_w22 25.fasta, whole genome shotgun sequence:
- the LOC120262831 gene encoding UDP-glucuronate:xylan alpha-glucuronosyltransferase 2-like yields MMKASALKALAIKINILFLAFIILIYISIILQPPYPFDDKSASPFSQCHPSGVCDVDKMGGGRVEDQIKLPSFQSVFKDKRIGLVNAGDSEMIKWNNIGKMISVIKFDKVSEKLEWKELFPEWIDEEEEKETPECPKIPMPDFSLYDELDVVVTSVPCRQPEIGWSRDIQRLQVHLVAANLALRRVVRDKRGRVKMVFVSACMPMTEVFKCENLVKREGEWWLYEVEVERLGEKMSLPVGSCKLALPLWQEGTNKAPANFLRREAYATVLHSSDIYVCGAITLAQSLINTGTNRDLLLLHDYSIPPPKLRALATAGWSLIPIGRIRNPFASKNSYNEYNYSKLRLWQLTNYNKLVFLDSDILVLRNLDLLFRFPELSAAGNDGYIFNSGVMVIEPSNCTFNRFMKQIKEVVSYNGGDQGFLNEAFPWWHRLPRKVNFLKNFWSNTTEEMTEKNRLFKAEPPELYVIHYLGLKPWLCYRDYDCNWNVGDQRVYASDSAHRRWWKVYDGMKSELQKFCGLSQRRNWELRKEMKKARESGFGDGHWRLRILDIRVNEI; encoded by the exons ATGATGAAGGCCTCTGCCTTAAAAGCTTTAGCAATTAAGATCAACATTCTCTTCCTTGCCTTCATTATACTCATCTATATATCCATCATCCTCCAACCTCCTTATCCTTTCGATGACAAGTCTGCCAGCCCTTTCTCCCAGTGTCATCCCTCTGGCGTTTGTGATGTCGATAAG aTGGGAGGAGGAAGGGTGGAAGATCAAATCAAGCTACCGAGCTTTCAAAGTGTATTCAAGGACAAGAGAATTGGATTAGTGAACGCTGGTGATAGTGAGATGATAAAATGGAACAATATTGGGAAGATGATCAGTGTAATAAAGTTCGATAAGGTATCGGAGAAGTTGGAGTGGAAGGAGTTGTTTCCAGAGTGgattgatgaagaggaggagaaaGAGACACCAGAATGCCCGAAGATACCCATGCCGGACTTCAGTTTGTATGATGAGTTGGATGTGGTGGTCACAAGTGTTCCATGCAGGCAGCCGGAGATCGGATGGAGCCGGGACATTCAAAGATTGCAAGTTCATCTTGTGGCAGCAAACTTGGCTCTAAGAAGAGTAGTAAGGGATAAGAGAGGAAGAGTGAAGATGGTTTTTGTAAGTGCATGCATGCCAATGACAGAGGTTTTCAAGTGTGAGAATTTGGTGAAGAGGGAAGGGGAGTGGTGGTTGTATGAAGTGGAGGTGGAGAGGTTGGGGGAGAAGATGTCTTTGCCTGTGGGTTCTTGCAAGTTGGCTTTGCCTTTGTGGCAAGAAG GAACAAATAAAGCTCCGGCAAACTTTCTCCGGCGAGAGGCCTACGCCACCGTCCTCCACTCCTCTGACATCTATGTTTGTGGCGCAATTACTCTCGCCCAAAGCCTCATCAACACCGGCACCAACCGCGACCTCCTTCTCCTCCACGACTACTCCATTCCTCCACCGAAACTCCGTGCTCTAGCTACAGCAGGCTGGTCTCTCATTCCTATCGGCCGCATTCGCAATCCCTTCGCCTCCAAAAACTCctacaatgaatacaactacAGCAAACTCCGCCTATGGCAATTAACAAATTATAACAAACTTGTTTTTCTCGACTCCGATATACTTGTCCTCCGCAACCTTGACCTTCTTTTTCGCTTCCCGGAATTGTCTGCAGCAGGAAATGATGGCTACATTTTCAACTCCGGTGTCATGGTCATCGAACCTTCCAATTGCACTTTTAACCGTttcatgaaacaaataaaagaagttGTATCTTATAATGGTGGTGACCAAGGGTTCTTGAATGAGGCATTTCCTTGGTGGCATAGGCTACCGagaaaagttaattttttgaaGAACTTTTGGTCTAACACAACCGAGGAGATGACAGAAAAGAACCGGTTGTTTAAGGCAGAGCCTCCAGAGCTTTATGTGATACATTATCTTGGACTCAAGCCTTGGTTGTGCTATAGGGACTATGATTGTAATTGGAATGTAGGTGATCAAAGAGTGTATGCAAGTGACTCGGCACATAGGAGGTGGTGGAAGGTGTATGATGGGATGAAAAGTGAGTTGCAAAAGTTTTGTGGGTTGTCTCAGAGGAGGAATTGGGAATTAAGGAAGGAAATGAAGAAGGCTAGGGAGAGTGGATTTGGTGATGGCCATTGGAGATTGAGGATTTTGGATATAAGAGTGAATGAGATTTGA
- the LOC120263092 gene encoding uncharacterized protein LOC120263092: MIVCPCVKCANVKWKNREVVLEHLICGGILQGYDYWFFHGECVPSSSNTVGAFTTSSSSTYLNQGVNSTPNAMGELLCDAFNMHEVVHDDVQCNTSEFNNLHDKGETHDGVSYEQPPLDAAKFYKLLEDMNEKTFMMDPSIRAATIPTNSHESKKVIKDLGLGYEKIHACPNDCMLYCADREAQEACHVCGSSRWLSIDSDQSIDDDIEVVRKRPAKVLRYFPLIPRLQRIFMSSRTANDMTWHADGRTNDGRLRHPADAEAWKTFDARFPDFASDPRNIRLGLSSDGFNPFKVLSTSYSTWPVVLIPYNSPPWVGMKQSSFLLSMIIPGDKGPGNDIDIYLQPLIKELKQLWVGVQTYDASRRKNFQLRAALLWTINDFPAYANLSGWSTKGKFACPCCAAQTSSRWLSNGQKFCYMGHRQWLDHEHPYRFQKHLFDGTVELRGAPSSTTGSEILSMLNDAHYTYGKRMKQSLKKSKSDSDSRKRHRQVSNVEVDSDMEEIEEESHEAELWKKRSIFFDLPYWEHNLLRHNLDVMHIEKNVSENIIATLLNVEGKSKDNLKSILDLVDMGIRRELHPEYLPNGRTRLPPASFSMTTKEKDMFCQFLKNIKVPDAYSSNISRCVNQKERKLQSLKSHDHHILLHDLLPIALRSSLTKRVTCAISEFCNIFKILCGKVLTIEELDKVHHEAIIALCDLEKIFPPSFFTIMVHLVIHLPLQAKLGGPVHYRWMYPIERFLLKLKSYVRNKRYPEGSIAEGYLAEECVIFCSRYLDDVQTIFDKPARNLREGHDEYPAGSYLFHSGGEPIGKFEIAELDDMSWAQAHRYVLLHHDAIETYQIEYKNILRHQMRGRRSNARDIDLQFTKTFHEWLGETVSRGRIVNDEVRILAQGPNKITKRYKGFIINGFRFHTKSRERLRRTQNSGCIVTSSTMSYASASDGNPLEGNLDYYGVLNDIIELDYFNKHKIVLFRCDWADVSSSRGIKKDMAE, encoded by the exons ATGATTGTCTGTCCTTGTGTAAAATGTGCGAATGTTAAATGGAAAAATCGTGAAGTAGTTCTTGAGCATTTAATATGTGGCGGAATTCTTCAAGGGTACGATTATTGGTTCTTTCATGGAGAATGTGTTCCTTCTTCCTCTAATACGGTTGGTGCATTTACAACTTCTTCAAGCTCTACATATCTTAATCAAGGTGTTAATAGTACGCCAAATGCCATGGGGGAGTTGTTATGTGACGCTTTCAACATGCATGAAGTTGTTCATGATGATGTTCAGTGTAATACATCCGAATTCAATAATTTGCATGATAAAGGTGAAACCCACGACGGGGTAAGTTATGAACAGCCTCCTCTAGACGCAGCTAAATTTTACAAGCTACTAGAAGATATGAATGAAAAAACTTTTATGATGGATCCAAGCATTCGAg CAGCTACTATTCCTACAAATAGTCATGAGTCTAAGAAAGTCATTAAAGATTTAGGCcttgggtatgaaaaaattcatgctTGCCCTAATGATTGCATGCTCTATTGTGCCGATAGAGAAGCCCAAGAAGCATGTCATGTGTGTGGTAGTTCTCGTTGGTTGTCAATCGATTCCGACCAATCTATCGATGATGATATTGAGGTTGTTCGTAAGAGGCCAGCAAAAGTTTTACGATATTTCCCCCTCATTCCAAGGTTGCAGAGGATATTCATGTCGTCAAGGACTGCTAATGATATGACTTGGCATGCTGATGGTCGTACAAATGATGGTCGTTTGAGACACCCTGCTGATGCTGAGGCATGGAAAACGTTTGATGCAAGATTCCCAGATTTCGCATCTGATCCGCGCAATATTAGGCTGGGCTTATCATCTGATGGCTTTAACCCATTCAAAGTACTAAGTACTTCTTACAGTACTTGGCCGGTGGTGTTGATTCCTTACAATTCGCCACCGTGGGTTGGGATGAAACAATCTTCCTTTCTACTATCTATGATTATACCAGGAGATAAAGGTCCGGGAAATGACATCGATATCTACTTACAACCTCTGATCAAAGAGTTGAAACAATTATGGGTTGGTGTTCAGACATATGATGCATCAAGAAGAAAGAATTTTCAGTTACGGGCTGCTTTATTGTGGACTATCAATGATTTCCCTGCTTATGCAAATTTATCCGGATGGAGCACTAAAGGGAAATTTGCTTGCCCTTGTTGTGCTGCTCAAACTTCTTCAAGATGGCTATCTAATGGGCAAAAGTTCTGCTACATGGGACATCGACAGTGGTTAGATCATGAACATCCATATAGGTTCCAAAAACACCTATTTGATGGTACTGTGGAGCTACGTGGAGCTCCTTCATCTACTACTGGATCTGAAATCTTATCAATGTTAAATGATGCACACTACACTTATGGAAAAAGAATGAAACAAagcttaaaaaaatcaaagagtgATAGTGACTCAAGGAAAAGACATAGGCAAGTGTCCAATGTTGAAGTCGATAGCGACATGGAAGAGATAGAGGAGGAATCACATGAAGCAGAATTGTGGAAGAAGAGAAGCATATTTTTTGACTTACCTTATTGGGAGCATAACCTACTTAGACATAACCTTGATGTGATGCACATCGAGAAGAATGTTTCCGAAAATATTATTGCAACACTCCTCAATGTTGAAGGGAAGTCAAAGGATAACTTAAAGTCCATACTAGATTTGGTAGATATGGGAATTCGTCGTGAGCTTCATCCTGAGTATCTTCCCAATGGAAGGACAAGATTGCCACCTGCTTCATTTTCAATGACAACAAAAGAGAAGGATATGTTTTGCCAATTCTTGAAAAACATTAAAGTTCCAGATGCTTATTCTTCAAATATATCAAGATGTGTGAATCAAAAAGAGCGGAAACTTCAATCTCTAAAATCtcatgatcatcatatattgCTCCATGACTTGCTTCCAATAGCTCTACGGTCATCATTAACAAAGCGAGTGACTTGTGCCATTTCggaattttgtaatatattcaAAATCCTTTGTGGTAAGGTTCTTACTATTGAAGAACTTGACAAAGTCCACCATGAAGCAATTATAGCTTTATGTGACTTGGAGAAGATTTTTCCACCGTCATTCTTCACTATAATGGTGCATTTGGTTATTCATCTTCCATTGCAAGCCAAACTTGGTGGACCTGTTCATTACCGATGGATGTACCCCATAGAAAG GTTCTTGCTCAAATTAAAATCTTACGTGCGCAATAAGCGATACCCCGAAGGGTCTATTGCTGAAGGATATTTGGCGGAGGAATGTGTAATTTTTTGTTCAAGATACTTGGATGATGTTCaaacaatatttgataaacCCGCACGGAATTTACGAGAAGGGCATGATGAATATCCTGCAGGATCTTACTTATTTCATAGCGGTGGAGAGCCAATAGGAAAATTTGAAATAGCAGAATTGGATGATATGTCATGGGCACAAGCGCATCGATATGTCTTATTGCACCATGACGCTATTGAAACATATCAGAT TGAGTATAAGAATATTCTGAGACATCAAATGCGCGGCCGTCGTTCAAATGCTCGTGATATTGATTTGCAATTTACTAAGACTTTTCATGAATGGTTGGGGGAAACT GTTTCTCGTGGAAGAATTGTGAATGACGAAGTTAGAATTCTAGCACAAGGCCCAAACAAAATTACTAAGCGATACAAAGGTttcatcatcaatggatttCGATTTCATACTAAATCTCGTGAGAGATTGAGGAGAACTCAAAATTCTGGATGTATTgttacttcttcaacaatgagTTATGCTAGTGCTAGTGATGGTAATCCTCTGGAAGGGAATCTTGATTATTATGGGGTCTTGAATGATATTATTGAGTTAGATTATTTTAACAAGCACAAGATTGTGTTATTCCGATGTGACTGGGCTGACGTCAGTAGTAGTAGAGGGATCAAGAAAGACATGGCCGAGTAA